One part of the Corynebacterium aurimucosum ATCC 700975 genome encodes these proteins:
- a CDS encoding glycine betaine ABC transporter substrate-binding protein: MFSRKILATVSAVALSASLVACSSDSSDSASDSGNDGDKGTITMGYIPSWTDGLSTAYLLQNKLEEAGYTVEHEQLNDAAVVYTALASGDIDIYPSAWSEFTHKQYMDKYSDKIEDYGAYYGNARLTWAVPEYMDDVNSIEDLKGQADRFGGQIVGIEPGAGLTKASQETIDGYELDGYNLSTSSTPAMLSELKSATDAEEDIVVTLWRPFWANAKFPVNDLEDPKGTLGDTEGLHWLARDGFEEDNPEVAEWLKGLKLDDEQYGTLEDLVVNEYGEGKEPEAVQDWLDKNPDVVEDIK, encoded by the coding sequence ATGTTCTCCCGTAAAATTCTCGCCACCGTCTCTGCCGTCGCGCTCAGCGCTTCCCTCGTAGCTTGTTCCTCTGACTCCTCGGACTCCGCGTCTGACTCGGGCAATGACGGCGACAAGGGCACCATCACCATGGGCTACATCCCGTCCTGGACCGATGGTCTGTCCACCGCTTACCTCCTGCAGAACAAGCTAGAGGAGGCCGGCTACACCGTCGAGCACGAGCAGCTTAACGACGCCGCCGTGGTCTACACCGCGCTCGCATCCGGCGACATCGACATCTACCCGTCTGCGTGGTCCGAATTCACCCACAAGCAGTACATGGACAAGTACTCCGACAAGATTGAGGACTATGGCGCCTACTACGGAAATGCTCGCCTGACCTGGGCAGTGCCGGAGTACATGGATGACGTTAACTCCATTGAGGACCTGAAGGGCCAGGCTGACCGCTTCGGCGGCCAGATCGTTGGCATCGAGCCGGGTGCCGGCCTGACCAAGGCCTCCCAGGAGACCATCGACGGCTACGAACTGGACGGCTACAACCTGTCCACCTCTTCCACCCCGGCTATGCTTTCTGAGCTGAAGTCCGCTACCGACGCTGAGGAGGACATCGTCGTCACCCTGTGGCGTCCGTTCTGGGCTAACGCTAAGTTCCCAGTCAACGACCTCGAGGACCCGAAGGGCACCCTGGGCGATACTGAGGGTCTGCACTGGCTAGCCCGCGACGGCTTCGAGGAGGACAACCCGGAGGTAGCCGAGTGGCTCAAGGGCCTGAAGCTGGATGATGAACAGTACGGCACCCTCGAAGACCTCGTGGTCAACGAGTACGGCGAGGGCAAGGAGCCGGAGGCCGTCCAGGATTGGCTGGACAAGAACCCGGACGTGGTTGAGGACATCAAGTAA
- a CDS encoding FadR/GntR family transcriptional regulator: MQTRTWGFSEAEHRPVSTTQQAVEGIKKFIRNNALKPGDSLPTESELCEELGSSRSSVREAIRILTTLDIVDVRHGTGTFVSGTSLNALVQGLIFRATLDADDNLETLRNVVEIRQAIDLAIGQEIIAKLESSKLEQLSSIVDKMSAKRKQGLNFAEEDREFHQVLLSEIDNPIIRELNDTFWQVHMNVIPLRKLEEPQDFSRTVRAHQDIVDALQNNDLKKYQESVLRHYEPLLTSL; the protein is encoded by the coding sequence GTGCAAACCAGAACGTGGGGTTTCAGCGAAGCCGAACATCGCCCTGTATCAACCACACAGCAGGCCGTAGAAGGCATCAAAAAATTCATTCGGAATAACGCTCTCAAGCCCGGGGACAGTTTGCCAACCGAATCAGAGCTCTGTGAGGAACTTGGCTCCTCTCGCTCCTCCGTCCGGGAGGCCATCAGAATCCTAACGACGCTAGATATCGTCGATGTCAGGCACGGGACAGGCACATTTGTATCCGGAACATCACTCAACGCCTTAGTTCAGGGCCTCATCTTTCGAGCGACTCTTGACGCTGACGACAACCTCGAAACTCTTCGTAATGTGGTGGAAATCCGGCAGGCAATTGATCTTGCTATCGGGCAAGAAATCATAGCGAAACTAGAATCCTCAAAGCTAGAACAGCTAAGTTCCATTGTTGACAAGATGTCAGCCAAACGAAAACAAGGCCTGAACTTTGCCGAGGAGGATCGGGAGTTCCACCAGGTCTTGCTGTCCGAAATCGATAACCCGATTATCCGTGAGCTCAATGATACCTTTTGGCAAGTGCACATGAACGTCATTCCGCTTCGCAAATTGGAAGAACCACAGGACTTCAGCAGAACGGTACGCGCGCACCAAGACATCGTCGATGCTCTACAGAATAATGACCTGAAGAAGTACCAAGAGTCGGTACTCAGGCATTACGAGCCTCTGCTGACTTCGCTGTGA
- a CDS encoding quaternary amine ABC transporter ATP-binding protein: protein MAAITAKNLYKVFGKHAKKGVESLKNGSTREELREQGLTAAVIDASFEVEPGEIFVVMGLSGSGKSTLIRMINGLWDATSGEIFIGDQNLAAMSEDELRAVRRDRISMVFQSFALLPHRTVGENAAYGLEIKGVPKQEREAKADEALAMVGLEGWGDSMPDELSGGMQQRVGLARALAADTDILLMDEAFSALDPLIRKDMQDQLIDLQASLNKTIVFITHDLNEAMRIGDHIAMMRDGRVEQVGTAEEILQNPVNNYVADFVKDVDRSRVLNAENIVERPQNTLNASQGPLTAQKLLRESQNSWLVVLNADRTPAGVVWEEDIAKAVRTGDSELPLDSTTTHIVHEGQNIAELFGYAADTTTPLLVVDGNGKFTGVIPRVTLLAAASSDIATTEEEN, encoded by the coding sequence ATGGCAGCAATTACTGCCAAGAATCTGTACAAGGTCTTTGGCAAACATGCCAAGAAAGGGGTGGAATCCCTCAAGAATGGGTCTACCCGTGAAGAGCTCCGCGAGCAAGGCCTCACCGCCGCGGTGATTGACGCAAGTTTCGAGGTTGAACCGGGCGAGATCTTCGTCGTTATGGGGTTGTCGGGCTCCGGAAAGTCCACGCTCATCCGCATGATCAACGGTCTGTGGGACGCCACCTCAGGCGAGATATTCATCGGCGACCAAAACTTAGCAGCCATGTCGGAGGACGAGCTGCGCGCTGTTCGCCGTGACCGAATCTCCATGGTCTTCCAGTCCTTCGCACTGCTGCCCCACCGCACCGTGGGTGAAAATGCAGCGTACGGGCTGGAGATTAAAGGCGTGCCCAAGCAAGAGCGTGAGGCCAAGGCAGACGAAGCCTTGGCCATGGTGGGGCTCGAAGGCTGGGGCGATTCCATGCCAGACGAGCTCTCCGGTGGTATGCAGCAGCGCGTGGGCCTTGCCCGTGCGTTGGCAGCAGATACAGACATCCTGCTCATGGATGAGGCTTTCTCCGCACTGGACCCGCTCATCCGCAAGGACATGCAGGACCAGCTCATTGATCTACAGGCCTCTCTCAACAAGACCATCGTCTTTATTACCCATGATCTCAATGAGGCGATGCGCATCGGTGACCACATCGCCATGATGCGGGATGGCCGAGTAGAACAGGTCGGCACCGCCGAGGAGATTCTGCAAAACCCTGTCAACAATTACGTGGCCGACTTCGTCAAGGATGTCGACCGTTCCCGCGTTCTCAATGCGGAGAATATCGTCGAGCGTCCACAAAACACCCTTAATGCGAGCCAGGGCCCGCTCACTGCACAAAAGCTCCTGCGGGAATCTCAAAACTCCTGGCTCGTCGTGCTCAACGCTGACCGCACCCCGGCCGGCGTGGTCTGGGAAGAGGACATCGCCAAGGCGGTGCGTACCGGCGACAGTGAGCTGCCGCTCGATTCCACAACCACGCACATCGTCCACGAGGGTCAGAATATTGCTGAGCTCTTCGGATATGCCGCCGACACCACGACCCCGCTGCTCGTCGTCGACGGCAACGGCAAGTTCACCGGTGTTATTCCGCGCGTGACCCTATTGGCCGCCGCATCGAGTGACATCGCCACCACGGAGGAGGAGAACTAA
- a CDS encoding dihydrodipicolinate synthase family protein — protein sequence MTSNTQHLRGVVPPLLTPFNEDYSVDTDTLKRQAERLIKAGVHGLFVLGSSGEVAFLTREQRKEVIATVVEQAQGRVPVIAGVIDMTTPRVIEHIEDAVSLGVQGLVATAPFYVRTHDVEIAEHFRLLHEAAPETPIYAYNIPVSVHSVLDIATLISLAKEGVLAGVKDSGGNDGYTRALISARNKAGVKDFVVLTGSETTVDFAYLAGADGVVPGLGNVDPVSYVKLHELLVDGEYATAAELQSKICDLFTIVGVGDGTRMGGSSQGLGSFKAALHHLGVFPSGLMSRPHVALNDEEQAKIHEIVDAAQVIEP from the coding sequence ATGACTTCAAACACGCAGCATTTGCGCGGTGTGGTGCCACCACTGCTGACTCCGTTTAATGAGGACTATTCTGTTGACACCGATACCCTCAAGCGCCAGGCTGAACGGCTTATTAAGGCTGGCGTTCATGGCTTGTTCGTTCTCGGTTCTTCAGGAGAGGTAGCTTTCCTCACTCGAGAGCAGCGCAAGGAAGTCATCGCAACCGTGGTGGAACAGGCTCAAGGGCGAGTTCCAGTAATCGCAGGCGTGATTGATATGACGACTCCGCGAGTGATTGAGCACATTGAAGATGCCGTCTCGCTCGGGGTTCAGGGGCTAGTGGCCACTGCGCCTTTTTATGTTCGCACTCACGACGTAGAGATTGCTGAGCACTTCCGACTTCTTCATGAAGCCGCGCCAGAGACTCCCATCTACGCGTACAACATTCCGGTCAGCGTTCACTCGGTGCTGGATATTGCTACTCTTATTTCTCTCGCCAAGGAAGGCGTACTTGCCGGCGTCAAGGATTCTGGCGGCAATGATGGATACACGCGTGCTCTGATTAGCGCCCGCAACAAAGCTGGGGTGAAAGACTTTGTGGTTTTGACTGGCTCGGAAACTACGGTCGATTTTGCTTACCTGGCAGGCGCTGATGGTGTGGTACCTGGTCTGGGCAATGTGGACCCGGTTTCTTACGTGAAGTTGCATGAGCTCTTGGTTGATGGAGAGTATGCAACGGCTGCGGAATTGCAGTCTAAGATTTGTGACCTCTTCACCATCGTTGGTGTAGGTGACGGCACACGCATGGGCGGAAGCTCACAAGGCCTCGGCAGTTTCAAGGCAGCGCTTCACCACTTGGGTGTCTTCCCGTCGGGGCTTATGTCCCGTCCACATGTCGCTCTAAACGATGAGGAGCAGGCAAAGATTCATGAGATCGTCGATGCCGCTCAGGTGATCGAGCCCTAG
- a CDS encoding sodium:solute symporter, with protein sequence MQSFGTLNWIVLLLYLLGMLLVGAYFARRAGSDQEEFFKAGGRIPGWAAGFSIYATTLSAITFMSTPEKAYLTDWAYSAGNLAIFAIVPILIGYYVPFFRKLDVTTAYDYLEERFSVVLRALGSLLFVLYHVGRIAIVIYLPTLAITSVADINPLVVAVFVGVLCVVYTFLGGMEGVIWSDVIQGILLLAGAAVVVLTAMAMTPDGFSGAVVNAAEEGKFYSADNFTTNAVFTSIPFIFIGNVLNSLHQYTSSQDVVQRYQTTPTIQATKKSLIVNGILALVTIPLFYGMGTALYNFYEAKGGLPEGVNTSAVVPYFILSELPAGIAGLLIAAILAAAQSTISSSLNSISACVVVDIYNRFSAKEASVTLSRCVIIAAGTFGLAVALYLIITNQSDLWDLFLAITGLFGVPLTAVFVLGIFTKSANSHGVLIGLICGAVAAYFAGKLDQGPFLVSIVAFVGTLGIGYMASFIFRKSDQHDITGLTIYGKDLEYTRRKAVQTPVAQSEQDG encoded by the coding sequence ATGCAATCGTTCGGAACACTGAACTGGATAGTTCTGCTCCTCTACCTCCTCGGAATGCTACTCGTCGGCGCTTATTTTGCGCGTAGGGCCGGAAGTGATCAGGAAGAATTCTTCAAAGCGGGTGGCAGGATTCCTGGATGGGCGGCAGGATTTTCTATCTATGCCACGACGCTGTCTGCTATCACATTTATGTCTACACCGGAAAAGGCATATCTGACTGACTGGGCCTACTCGGCGGGCAACCTTGCAATTTTTGCGATTGTTCCAATCTTGATTGGCTACTACGTCCCGTTCTTTAGGAAGCTGGATGTCACAACGGCATACGACTACCTTGAGGAGCGATTCTCTGTAGTCCTCCGAGCTCTCGGTTCGCTCCTCTTCGTTCTTTATCACGTTGGGCGAATCGCCATCGTCATCTATTTGCCGACATTGGCGATTACATCGGTAGCAGATATTAATCCGCTGGTCGTCGCTGTGTTTGTAGGCGTTCTTTGTGTTGTGTACACCTTCCTAGGAGGTATGGAAGGCGTGATTTGGTCTGATGTAATTCAGGGCATCTTGCTGCTGGCTGGTGCTGCCGTAGTAGTGCTCACGGCGATGGCTATGACTCCCGATGGATTTAGCGGTGCTGTGGTGAATGCTGCGGAAGAGGGGAAATTCTATTCAGCGGATAACTTCACCACGAATGCTGTCTTCACCTCGATTCCGTTCATCTTCATTGGAAATGTTCTGAACAGCTTGCATCAGTACACTTCGTCGCAAGATGTCGTTCAGCGCTACCAAACGACTCCTACGATCCAAGCGACGAAGAAGTCTCTCATTGTCAACGGAATTCTGGCGCTCGTAACGATTCCGCTGTTCTACGGGATGGGTACGGCTTTGTATAACTTCTACGAAGCGAAAGGCGGTCTGCCGGAGGGAGTCAATACTTCTGCAGTGGTTCCGTATTTCATTCTTTCGGAGTTGCCTGCAGGCATTGCCGGGCTATTGATTGCTGCCATCTTGGCAGCTGCGCAATCGACAATTTCCTCCTCGCTTAACTCGATTTCCGCGTGTGTTGTCGTAGATATCTACAACCGCTTTTCAGCGAAGGAAGCATCGGTTACTCTCTCTCGCTGTGTCATTATTGCTGCTGGCACTTTCGGGTTGGCTGTCGCGCTGTATCTCATCATCACCAACCAGTCGGATCTGTGGGACTTGTTCCTGGCAATTACCGGTCTTTTTGGAGTTCCGCTCACGGCGGTATTTGTCTTGGGTATCTTTACGAAGTCCGCAAATTCCCATGGCGTTCTGATTGGGCTCATCTGTGGAGCAGTTGCTGCATACTTTGCTGGAAAGCTGGACCAGGGGCCATTCTTGGTCTCGATTGTCGCCTTCGTAGGAACTCTCGGTATCGGCTACATGGCATCCTTCATCTTCCGTAAATCTGACCAGCACGACATCACGGGTCTGACCATTTACGGTAAAGACCTTGAGTACACGCGCCGTAAAGCCGTGCAAACACCTGTTGCTCAAAGTGAGCAAGACGGGTGA
- a CDS encoding glycine betaine ABC transporter substrate-binding protein yields the protein MLKNKIVAAVSVAALACGLASCSSAGEDKTLTLGYMPAWTDTVSGANLLKEQFTEAGYDVELEELSDAAVFYTALDNGDIDIFPLAWSERTHKKYMDQYGENLEDLGIGYDKAESFFAVPTYMDDVNSISDLKGQADRFGGKIVGIEPGAGLTELSSNTVDAYGLEDEGYTLATSSTPAMLAELENAIDNQEDIVVTLWSPFWANSQYDIKRLEDPEGSMGEPENMHWLARDGFSEQFPDVVDYLGNLTLDQEQYESLENLIVNEYEDGDEDKAVQEWLGTHGDALPKLNDA from the coding sequence ATGTTGAAAAACAAGATAGTGGCCGCCGTTTCTGTTGCTGCTTTAGCTTGTGGTTTGGCCTCCTGCTCTTCCGCGGGCGAGGATAAGACTCTTACCCTCGGCTACATGCCTGCGTGGACCGATACGGTATCCGGGGCCAACCTCCTCAAAGAACAATTCACCGAAGCAGGTTATGACGTAGAGCTTGAAGAGCTCTCCGACGCCGCCGTGTTCTACACCGCACTCGATAACGGTGACATTGATATCTTCCCGCTGGCATGGAGCGAGCGTACCCACAAGAAGTACATGGACCAGTACGGCGAGAACCTCGAAGACTTGGGAATTGGGTACGACAAGGCTGAAAGCTTCTTCGCTGTTCCCACCTATATGGACGATGTCAATTCCATCTCTGATCTCAAGGGGCAGGCGGATCGCTTCGGCGGGAAAATCGTCGGAATTGAACCGGGTGCAGGCCTGACTGAGCTGTCCTCCAACACCGTCGATGCTTATGGCTTGGAGGATGAGGGCTACACGTTGGCAACCTCCTCCACCCCAGCGATGCTGGCTGAGCTAGAAAATGCCATCGACAATCAAGAAGACATCGTCGTCACCCTCTGGAGCCCTTTCTGGGCCAACAGCCAGTACGACATCAAGCGCCTAGAGGATCCGGAAGGTTCCATGGGAGAGCCAGAGAACATGCACTGGCTCGCACGCGACGGCTTTAGCGAGCAGTTTCCCGACGTCGTCGACTACCTCGGAAATCTCACTTTGGATCAGGAGCAGTACGAGTCCCTCGAAAACCTCATCGTCAACGAGTACGAGGATGGCGACGAAGACAAAGCCGTCCAAGAGTGGCTCGGTACCCATGGCGATGCCTTGCCCAAGCTCAATGACGCTTAA
- a CDS encoding ABC transporter permease, whose product MDQNALPRIPVGDWVSDGIDWLTDNAAVLFDAFSAIMSFLIDGFSNTLLSVPGMIMLVILALLGWFFRSPKFAVGSALGFLLVMCMRQWDTMLETMSLVLIATLSATILAVPLGIWAAKSNTASAIIRPIMDFMQTMPAFVYLIPAVTFFSIGVVPGIFSTIIFALPPGVRMTELGIRQVDSETVEAGKSYGATNWQILKGIQLPLAVPTIMAGINQVIMLSLSMAVIAGMVGADGLGKEVVSAISTLDIAKGVEAGLAVVILAVFLDRLTAALGSLKSYPASILNLVRK is encoded by the coding sequence ATGGATCAAAACGCATTACCCCGCATCCCCGTGGGCGATTGGGTCTCGGATGGCATTGACTGGCTTACGGATAACGCCGCAGTGCTTTTCGACGCCTTCTCCGCCATCATGAGCTTCCTCATCGACGGATTCTCAAACACTCTCCTCTCCGTCCCCGGCATGATCATGCTCGTCATCCTGGCGTTGTTGGGTTGGTTCTTCCGCTCACCCAAGTTCGCCGTCGGCTCTGCCCTCGGCTTCCTGCTGGTGATGTGCATGCGGCAATGGGACACCATGCTAGAGACCATGTCGCTCGTGCTCATTGCCACCCTGTCCGCCACCATCCTGGCGGTTCCACTAGGTATCTGGGCGGCGAAGTCCAACACTGCCAGCGCGATCATCCGCCCCATCATGGACTTCATGCAGACCATGCCGGCCTTCGTCTACCTCATTCCAGCGGTGACGTTCTTCTCTATCGGCGTAGTCCCGGGCATTTTCTCCACGATCATCTTCGCGCTGCCCCCGGGTGTGCGCATGACCGAACTGGGCATCCGCCAGGTTGATAGCGAAACCGTAGAGGCCGGTAAGTCTTACGGCGCGACCAACTGGCAGATCCTCAAGGGCATCCAGCTGCCTCTCGCGGTCCCCACCATCATGGCGGGCATTAACCAGGTCATCATGCTTTCGCTGTCGATGGCCGTCATCGCCGGCATGGTCGGTGCCGACGGCCTGGGCAAGGAAGTGGTATCCGCCATTTCCACCCTGGATATTGCCAAGGGCGTGGAAGCCGGCCTCGCTGTAGTCATCTTGGCAGTCTTCCTTGACCGCCTCACCGCGGCTCTGGGTTCGCTCAAGAGCTACCCGGCCTCGATTCTGAACTTGGTGCGCAAGTAA
- a CDS encoding gluconokinase: MRKHVVIMGVSSCGKSTVGELLAQHTGLPFRDGDDMHPAANIEKMASGQALDDDDRKPWLESIGRFLADQEDGAIVGCSALKHSYRELIRAAAPDTVFVHLHGSYELLKERMSKRSGHFMPVSLLDSQFETLEELRPEEAGVVLDVSATPEELAAAAAQYLES, from the coding sequence ATGCGCAAACATGTCGTGATCATGGGAGTCTCAAGTTGTGGCAAGTCTACGGTCGGGGAGTTGTTGGCGCAGCACACCGGCCTGCCCTTCCGGGACGGGGATGACATGCACCCGGCGGCGAACATCGAGAAGATGGCTTCGGGGCAGGCGCTTGACGACGATGACCGGAAACCCTGGCTCGAATCCATCGGGCGCTTCCTCGCGGACCAAGAAGATGGAGCCATCGTCGGCTGTTCCGCGCTCAAGCATTCCTACCGCGAACTCATTCGCGCCGCAGCGCCAGATACGGTTTTCGTGCACCTTCACGGCTCTTATGAGCTGCTCAAAGAACGCATGAGTAAGCGCTCCGGGCACTTTATGCCTGTATCCCTGCTTGATTCGCAGTTCGAGACACTGGAGGAACTGCGCCCAGAGGAAGCAGGAGTAGTGCTCGATGTCAGCGCTACTCCGGAGGAGCTTGCCGCTGCGGCGGCGCAGTACCTAGAGAGCTAG
- the mmuM gene encoding homocysteine S-methyltransferase gives MALFDAPLLLDGGLGTHLEAQGHDISGPLWSARVLRENPTLLESAHADFFAAGAQVATTASYQVTFDVLGEDAEALLRRSVAVAREAVRVAVDKHTAHGDLLVAASIGPYGAGPGKGTDYDGAYDLRRGELQRWHARRIAVLADTDADFLLAETIPNVDEAAALLELLKAQPKPFALSITGAIAADQAKLSQVIELANQSSRLGALGVNCVSPSQARAVVATLRAGTDKPLLACPNSGEVWDCTAHDWQPAPADAMSLPEAALQLRAAGVSVLGGCCRVGPAEIRQLRRAIS, from the coding sequence ATGGCACTCTTTGATGCGCCGCTGCTCTTAGATGGCGGCCTCGGAACCCACCTTGAAGCCCAGGGGCATGACATCTCAGGCCCTCTGTGGTCAGCGCGGGTGCTGCGCGAGAACCCCACGCTGCTCGAATCAGCGCATGCTGACTTCTTCGCCGCCGGCGCTCAGGTGGCCACCACGGCCTCCTACCAAGTCACCTTCGATGTACTTGGCGAGGATGCGGAGGCCCTTCTGCGCCGCAGCGTCGCAGTGGCCCGTGAGGCGGTACGAGTGGCCGTCGACAAGCACACTGCCCACGGTGATCTGCTGGTCGCTGCATCTATTGGCCCTTATGGTGCCGGCCCGGGGAAGGGGACGGACTATGACGGCGCTTATGATCTGCGCCGTGGTGAGCTGCAGCGCTGGCATGCCCGCAGGATAGCGGTACTCGCGGATACGGACGCCGACTTCCTCCTTGCGGAGACCATTCCCAACGTCGATGAGGCCGCTGCACTGCTCGAGCTCCTTAAGGCACAGCCCAAGCCTTTCGCACTGAGCATTACCGGCGCTATCGCGGCTGACCAGGCGAAGCTCTCGCAGGTTATTGAGCTAGCCAACCAGTCATCCCGTCTGGGAGCACTTGGCGTGAACTGCGTGAGCCCTTCGCAGGCGCGCGCGGTCGTCGCAACGCTACGTGCAGGAACCGATAAGCCGCTTCTAGCATGCCCCAACAGTGGTGAAGTCTGGGATTGTACTGCCCACGATTGGCAGCCTGCTCCCGCCGACGCAATGAGCTTGCCCGAGGCGGCGTTGCAGCTTCGCGCCGCAGGAGTCAGCGTGCTGGGTGGCTGTTGCCGCGTGGGCCCTGCGGAGATTCGGCAGTTGCGCAGGGCCATCAGCTAA
- a CDS encoding ROK family protein, whose protein sequence is MTSTLALDVGATKIGWGFVTDEDPTQAVALGKIPTQSAGVTPQEQIKKAIQLALEESSITPTRIGIGSPGIIKAPEGLVTYNGDTIKNWAGTNLRAVAKEIVDLPCAVHNDVRVWAYGELTLGAARDFQSGRVLYLSLGTGVGGAVSDSGRLLTGPTGSAGEFSELLCADFRGFADRAENIMSGNSLAAYYEEFSTNSASERVQWKERDQLALPLEKVVERMNQGDELASRIIRGNSYGLGRAVAGLVSALDLDAVVLGGGVCQVGAAVEEPFRQAIEDFALKPNRSVAVRITESPATAPLVGAAAFARDNAF, encoded by the coding sequence GTGACTAGTACCCTTGCGCTCGATGTCGGTGCAACAAAGATTGGTTGGGGCTTTGTAACTGACGAAGACCCAACGCAGGCTGTAGCGCTGGGAAAGATTCCTACCCAGTCAGCCGGAGTAACACCGCAGGAGCAGATCAAAAAAGCCATTCAGCTGGCGTTGGAGGAATCGAGCATTACCCCGACGCGAATCGGCATTGGTTCGCCAGGAATCATTAAGGCGCCTGAAGGACTCGTCACCTACAACGGGGACACCATTAAGAATTGGGCTGGCACTAATCTTCGTGCGGTCGCGAAAGAGATCGTTGACCTACCGTGCGCTGTTCATAACGACGTAAGAGTCTGGGCGTACGGAGAGCTGACACTCGGAGCAGCGAGAGATTTTCAGTCTGGTAGAGTCCTGTACCTTTCGTTGGGGACTGGTGTCGGTGGTGCGGTAAGTGATAGTGGAAGGCTGCTGACCGGACCTACCGGATCGGCCGGAGAGTTCTCGGAACTCTTGTGCGCTGATTTCCGGGGCTTTGCGGACCGCGCCGAGAACATTATGAGCGGCAATAGCTTGGCTGCGTATTATGAAGAATTCTCTACGAACTCAGCGAGCGAACGGGTGCAGTGGAAGGAGCGAGACCAGTTAGCACTGCCCCTCGAGAAGGTCGTAGAAAGAATGAACCAGGGAGACGAACTTGCTTCCCGGATTATTAGAGGGAATTCTTATGGCCTTGGCCGAGCAGTGGCTGGTCTTGTTTCGGCTCTTGATCTCGATGCCGTTGTTTTAGGCGGCGGTGTATGCCAGGTTGGGGCCGCCGTGGAGGAGCCATTCCGTCAGGCCATAGAAGATTTCGCGTTGAAGCCGAACCGCTCCGTCGCAGTTCGGATAACTGAATCGCCGGCGACAGCACCGTTAGTGGGGGCAGCGGCTTTTGCTCGAGATAACGCTTTTTAG
- a CDS encoding N-acetylmannosamine-6-phosphate 2-epimerase, producing MFRFKSSELAGRREEVRDMIRNSVIVSVQAPDGHPMRDTHTLTHVARACVEGGSRAIRCGGYGGIKDVEAIAAAVDVPVFGLTKEGSEGVYITPTVKSVRQLADAGAAVICADATDRSRPDGSSFCDLVEECHRLNVLSMADCSTPEEMQRAHQAGADIISTTLAGYTESRNKTEGPDLECLAEGRRLCGKDAFVIGEGRFASRDDVAAGKRAGADAIIIGTAITDPAWITRSFNS from the coding sequence ATGTTTAGGTTTAAGAGTAGTGAACTGGCGGGGCGCCGAGAAGAAGTTCGCGACATGATTCGAAATTCGGTGATTGTCTCGGTGCAAGCGCCAGATGGTCACCCAATGCGAGATACACACACGTTGACGCATGTTGCTCGTGCATGTGTTGAGGGCGGAAGCCGCGCAATCCGGTGTGGCGGGTATGGGGGTATCAAGGATGTCGAGGCGATTGCAGCCGCAGTAGATGTGCCAGTTTTCGGCCTTACGAAAGAGGGGAGTGAGGGGGTTTATATCACTCCAACCGTAAAGTCCGTGCGCCAGTTAGCTGATGCTGGGGCTGCTGTTATTTGTGCGGATGCCACGGATCGCTCGAGGCCTGATGGATCGAGTTTTTGCGATCTTGTCGAAGAGTGCCACCGGCTGAATGTTTTGTCTATGGCCGACTGCTCTACCCCGGAAGAAATGCAGCGTGCGCACCAAGCGGGGGCGGATATCATTTCAACGACATTGGCCGGCTACACAGAGTCCCGAAATAAGACTGAAGGTCCGGATCTTGAATGCTTGGCAGAGGGGCGACGGCTCTGCGGTAAGGATGCCTTTGTGATCGGCGAAGGCAGGTTTGCCTCGCGTGATGATGTTGCTGCAGGAAAACGTGCTGGTGCCGATGCAATCATCATTGGCACTGCCATCACAGATCCTGCGTGGATTACTCGGAGCTTCAATAGCTGA